The following is a genomic window from Carassius gibelio isolate Cgi1373 ecotype wild population from Czech Republic chromosome B20, carGib1.2-hapl.c, whole genome shotgun sequence.
CTTAATGCAGCTATTGCATCAACCTAAAGAACTAAACAGCCAAATCAACAACATGCTAAATTTTACTTTTGAAGATTTAATTCTCACTTTTATTCAAGTCCTAACTGAGGTGAAACTGCATTGACTTCAATTCTGTGAAGGAATCATATCTGTGTGATCTTTAGCGCAGCAGCAGTAAAAGCATAGACTATTATCATGTTAATTGCATTACACAGTATGGAAATGTTATAGCAAAACTGAATATCTCTGCAATCGTCTCCTCTTGGAAGAGAAATCTTGACCAAACTTTCTCACTCATTCtacttttaaagttaaaacatcctAATTGTGCTctaaaacaaaaaagacattCATGCCTTGCTTGATCTGTATTGGTTTTAtccattaatacattttatatatagttttcagAGTATCATCACAATGACTAAAATTATCTGATTATTAACAATGCATCCAAAGAAGACAATTAAGCATGGAAAAGTAGTACAGTGCAAACCCAGTCTTGCTTTGTCAAGCATTTCAGTTGAAAAAGAaactgttcatatatatataaaagaggaAACCCAGTAAAACAGTGTTAAAGAAAATCGACAAAATTCACGGCACTACCTCCTCTTCGGAGCAATACTTCTGGTGCCTTTGTTGCCTCCGCTAGACTTACTGGAGCCCTTGGAGAACAATTTAGTCATGAATTCAGAAACATCTGGCAATTCTGGGTTAGGGTTCAACATGTTCATAGATTGCTCCATTTCCTGAAGGAAAAAACAGAcattaaattgtataaataaagcATTATACAGTGGATGAGACCGTCTGTTCAGGATGTAATACTTATAGATACGACTTCTTTTTTTGCATTACCTTTCTCATCTCAGGATCATTCGTATTTACCACCTTTGGGAGCAGGACGATGATCAATAAGGGAAGAACCATCATCATGACCTACGGACGACAAAATAAGTCACAACAGCTATAAGAAACCTTCGACAACACTTATTTCATAGCTAAATCATTATTATAAACGGCTCTGAAAATGTGCCTTAATACTTTAGCTAATCCAAACTAGAGGACATTAAAAAATCTAGTTACAGAATAACTTATTAATTTACAGTGAATGAAGtccatccacatacattttaaagaaacaattaTATGATCATACCATTGGGTTCATCAGAAAATCAGTCCAGCCCCAGGTTTCTCGCTTCATGAAGTACGTGTGTGGACCACTGGATCTGATCTGAAGAGGGTACGGCTGTCTGATAACTTCAGAGGTTTTGATGTAATTCACCAAGCGTGCCCTATGGTTCAATAACATTCAGATATTAACTTAGTGCTCTTGAAATCACATATTAGAAGAAGGTAAGATGTGGGAATGTTAACTACCTCATTTTCCCTTTGGAGGTAATATCCACACGAACAGGATCAAATCTGAAAGATGGTGATACGATTTCAACCACATATGAGCCAGAAGGCACATCGTTGACAGCAAAGCTCCCATCAGTCCTGTAAGGGAAATTTATGTGGTTAATTGTGTAATCTTGGCAAAACGTTTAATGGCTTGTTATGAACGTTGTTATACAAGAGAAAGCTTCAGTAAATCGAGGACTGACATACACAATTGAATATTTACATCGCTTTTTGACGTTAGCATTGCTGGTGATAACTCACTTGAGAAAACCAACATATTCCTCTCCTTCCACCAGGATTCGGGCTGTGGAGATCCAGTCTTGTGTTTTGACTCCGGGAACAATCGCTCGTCCTTCGATTCTGAAGCGGTCTCCGTTTGACTGAGAACCTGCTACAGGCCCCGGCTCTGCGTCGGAAAAACAACATGACAACGCAAACAGAGCCTGCAGCGCCACATACACATCTAAAAGACGTTTCATTTGTTGCATCGCGTTTAGGCACACGATATATATAACgtttaaaatgaacaatatttcactCCGCGTCGAACCGGGCCACGGGAATAGGACTGAAGGAAGTGAACGGTAAACGGAACTCAGTTCGCAAAGACCGGAAGAACATGTTACACCACGTGAATATCTTTGAGGCGGGACTATTTCTATGGGCGGGGGTTTCGAATGGGAGTCTGACTATACTTTGTGAATCGGTTCTTTGAAATATATCGTGTTGAATGAatggtttaaattaaaatatccttTACATCAGTGTGgtgcaataaataatatatatgtaaaggaATGAATTTGAGTATATATGCGGCTCCGAAGTGAAATCATACACAAATTCGTTTGAAAAAAATCAATTGGCACATATTGCGCTTTATTGCgttgcttttattttgtattttctcgTCTCCCGGTTCAGTTTGTTGCACTAATGACTAGCTGATACTATTAAAATCTTAAtcttaatataatgttaaaccTGATTTAGTGTGTACattgatatataaatacataaactcaTTACTAATTGAGAAAAAAATCCAGTATATTTGTTGTACTACGTCCCCACCGTTCAGTGCTGTTTCACTAACATACGTTACATATGTCAACCTACAGGCTATGGGGTCAACTCAAAAATCCGTTCTCAGCTTAATGAGTCAAGCGAGTCGACTTGGAACGGTTCTGTCAGACTTGAAAACGAATcgttcagactggttttgtggattATGGTTGCATGTCTACTGGACATTGCATTGAAACCTTTTCTGTTGTTTATTAGTCTTAATCATTCAGCAACTTTTCGGACGTCATATCACTTATGACTGGGGTTATCGTTAtggtattttttaaatcttattcaacATGTGAATAAAACgtaaataatcatttaaacttcaaaaaactttgtttgtttatgtaggtTTATTTGAAAGCGGATTAAAAGAAAAATCACTATGTACACATTACACTCAAATATCCATTCATGATCAGGCAATGGACAACAACACACTAATAACTTAAAACTCCTGCAATTCAAGtgcatgactgaaaaaaaaaaaacacatctgataAAGATACACTTACACAATCACATCCACTTAAGCAGATATCACACCACAGCACTACAAGTGCAACAGTTAAAACTTCTGCTTGGCACTTCAGTGAGTTGCCTGATTCCAGTCTCATGGAGTTGATTATGTGCCCCTAAGCAAGTCCACTTCAATGTGAAGCAGTCATTCAGTGCCTGCTGGAAGAGTTCCTCCTCCAGTGCTGATTTCGGAGTGTCTGAATTGTTCAGTTCATCTATCCCCAATTCACCATAGCCTACCGAGCTTCAGATTCACCAGCTCCAAGCCAATCAAAAGCTTAAAATGCACCAAGGGTTTGTAGTGGTTATCTCCATAGTGTGCTATAACGATACATCAGCGCAGTTGTGAAACGT
Proteins encoded in this region:
- the LOC127984222 gene encoding ER membrane protein complex subunit 7, yielding MQQMKRLLDVYVALQALFALSCCFSDAEPGPVAGSQSNGDRFRIEGRAIVPGVKTQDWISTARILVEGEEYVGFLKTDGSFAVNDVPSGSYVVEIVSPSFRFDPVRVDITSKGKMRARLVNYIKTSEVIRQPYPLQIRSSGPHTYFMKRETWGWTDFLMNPMVMMMVLPLLIIVLLPKVVNTNDPEMRKEMEQSMNMLNPNPELPDVSEFMTKLFSKGSSKSSGGNKGTRSIAPKRR